From a region of the Spelaeicoccus albus genome:
- the fdxA gene encoding ferredoxin, protein MTYVIAQPCVDVKDKACVDECPVDCIYEGERSLYIHPDECVDCGACEPVCPVEAIYYEDDTPEEWADYYKANVEFFDELGSPGGAAKLGNTHTDHPMIAALPPQNQDYQGR, encoded by the coding sequence ATCGCTCAACCGTGCGTGGATGTCAAGGACAAAGCGTGTGTCGACGAATGTCCCGTCGACTGCATTTACGAAGGCGAACGCTCGCTCTACATCCACCCGGACGAATGCGTCGATTGCGGTGCTTGCGAACCGGTTTGCCCGGTCGAAGCGATCTATTACGAGGACGACACGCCGGAGGAATGGGCGGACTACTACAAGGCAAACGTCGAGTTCTTCGACGAACTCGGTTCGCCGGGCGGAGCCGCAAAACTCGGCAATACCCACACCGACCATCCCATGATCGCCGCCTTGCCGCCGCAGAACCAGGATTACCAGGGCCGATGA